A single Gadus macrocephalus chromosome 22, ASM3116895v1 DNA region contains:
- the apoea gene encoding apolipoprotein Ea, translating into MKFLAVLLALVAFSGVHGRTLPQDEAWSSLERAVGRIREYVTDRVEEFQQTEVFQEIDLMTQDSLAELALYREKLASEAGPYTQERAEQLASDLQALGQKLRTNVADGGERAAEYSQELRSVMEQTAGDISSTFSTYARKIRKRVHKDAEQFNKNVAAYVEELQWRASDNVQNIQNKMEPFLAEVRDNAADKVSTIDRLLKPVTEDVAEKFQEIRQQFDKTTEKLLSVLEDKVEEFREWSGAFA; encoded by the exons ATGAAGTTCTTGGCTGTGCTTCTCGCCCTGGTGGCCTTCTCAG GTGTCCATGGACGCACGCTGCCCCAGGACGAGGCCTGGAGCTCTTTGGAGAGGGCGGTGGGCCGTATCAGGGAGTACGTCACAGACCGGGTCGAGGAATTCCAGCAGACCGAGGTGTTCCAGGAGATAGA CCTCATGACCCAGGACAGCCTGGCCGAGCTGGCCCTCTACAGGGAGAAGCTGGCCAGCGAGGCCGGCCCCTACACCCAGGAGCGGGCGGAGCAGCTCGCCAGCGACCTGCAGGCGCTGGGGCAGAAGCTGCGCACCAACGTGGCGGACGGTGGCGAGCGCGCCGCCGAGTACAGCCAGGAGCTGAGGAGCGTGATGGAGCAGACCGCCGGCGACATCAGCTCCACCTTCAGCACCTACGCCCGCAAGATCCGCAAGAGGGTGCACAAGGACGCAGAGCAGTTCAACAA GAACGTCGCCGCCTACGTCGAGGAGCTCCAGTGGCGCGCCTCGGATAACGTGCAGAACATCCAGAACAAGATGGAGCCCTTCTTGGCCGAGGTGCGCGACAACGCCGCGGATAAAGTCAGCACGATCGACCGCCTGCTGAAGCCCGTTACCGAAGACGTGGCCGAAAAGTTCCAGGAGATCCGCCAGCAGTTCGATAAAACCACAGAGAAACTGCTCTCCGTCCTGGAGGACAAGGTGGAGGAGTTCAGGGAATGGTCAGGCGCATTCGCATAG
- the srsf4 gene encoding serine/arginine-rich splicing factor 4 isoform X2 — MSRVYIGRLSYRAREKDVEKFFKGYGKILEVDLKNGYGFVEFDDPRDADDAVYDLNGKDLCGERVIVEHTKGPRRDGSYGGGRSGGGGGDRGGGGGGGGGGGGGGGGGGYGRGGRDRYGPPTRTDYRLIVENLSSRCSWQDLKDYMRQAGEVTYADTNRGRKNEGVIEFRLYADMKRALEKLDGTEVNGRKIRLIEDRPGARRRRSYSRSRSRSRSRSRRSRKSRSRSDSSSRSRSRSRAASHSRSRSRSKKNKDKKEEERTNGSHKKDARSRSRSRSPKNKERSRSRSVKNKERSRSRSVKKEARSRSRSLKNKEARSTSRSRSPRSKKAKKEVKKGRKDESRSRSRSRSRSDVKDRSRKSGSKGREEEGGAAPRRVSRSRSRSPVEPKQRARSKSKSKSRSPTPAKARSASRSLSPSKSRSPSRSRSRS; from the exons ATGTCTAGAGTTTACATCGGAAGACTGAGCTACCGGGCCAGGGAAAAGGATGTCGAGAAGTTCTTCAAGGGATACGGAAAGATACTCGAAGTGGACTTGAAAAACGG TTATGGATTCGTTGAGTTTGACGACCCCCGCGATGCGGATGACGCGGTGTACGACCTGAACGGGAAGGACCTGTGTGGTGAGAGGGTTATTGTTGAGCACACCAAAGGACCTCGCCGGGATGGGAGCTATGGCGGCGGAAGAAGT ggaggcggcggtggcgaccgagggggtggtggtggtggtggtggtggtggaggaggaggcgggggtggaggaggctATGGCCGCGGTGGAAGAGACCGATACGGTCCACCGACCCGTACCGACTACCGCCTCATTGTGGAGAACCTCTCTAGCCGTTGCAGCTGGCAGGACCTCAAG GACTACATGAGGCAGGCCGGAGAGGTGACGTACGCCGACACCAACCGAGGCCGCAAGAACGAGGGCGTGATCGAGTTCCGCCTGTACGCCGACATGAAGAGGGCCCTGGAGAAGCTGGACGGCACCGAGGTCAACGGGCGTAAGATCAGGCTGATCGAAGACCGGCCCGGCGCCCGGCGCCGCCGCTCCTACTCCCGGAGCCGCTCCAG GTCTCGCTCCAGGAGCCGTCGGTCCCGCAAGAGCCGCAGCCGCAGcgacagcagcagccgcagccgctcCCGCTCCAG ggccGCGTCCCACTCCCGAAGCCGCTCCCGCAGCAAGAAGAACAAGgacaagaaggaggaggagcgcacCAACGGCTCGCACAAGAAGGACGCCCGCAGCCGCAGCCGGAGCCGCAGCCCCAAGAACAAGGAgcgcagccgcagccgcagcgtCAAGAACAAGGAGAGGAGCCGCAGCCGCAGCGTCAAGAAGGAGGCGCgtagccgcagccgcagcctgAAGAACAAGGAGGCGCGCAGCaccagccgcagccgcagccccCGCAGCAAGAAGGCCaagaaggaggtgaagaagggCCGCAAGGACGAGTCCCGCTCCAGgtcccgctcccgctcccgctccgACGTCAAGGACCGCAGCAGGAAGTCGGGCTCCAAGGGgcgcgaggaggaggggggggccgcGCCGCGGAGGGTCTCCCGTTCGCGCTCCCGGAGCCCCGTGGAGCCCAAGCAGAGGGCCCGCTCCAAGTCCAAGTCCAAGTCCCGCTCGCCCACCCCCGCCAAAGCCCGGTCCGCCTCGCGCTCCCTGTCCCCGTCCAAATCCCGCTCGCCGTCCCGCTCCCGTTCCCGGTCCTAG
- the msto1 gene encoding protein misato homolog 1 codes for MSSLCKELVTLQLGHYSNFVGTHWWNLQDASLSEELGEINSDVAFREGRTIDGQVTYTPRLIAMDLKGSLQTLRQEGCLYSTNKESSPISWEGPVTMHQESPVSKNPFLLDLDKLETGGLLAQVDYSDQANSSGAFGAGSVNRQLERVAKSYALEGSVRVWSDFLRIHLHPRTVSVIHQYNHGGETHRLEAFGQGEPLLQGPVLEDLEDRLHFFIEECDNLQGFQVLCDLTNGFSGLGSKVTELLQDSYGGKGILTWGMVPVTHPDTTPMKDIYHVINTALGMVHMANNSSFFCPLTLRGGLGRRPGPPVAFPHLTYDPSLWYHSSSVLALALDALTAPCRLRQNGVPVGQMADLLTGSGRKVVAAYGAVPLPMMQGATLPDALSSCADALPWRPLSSCPDGGGGQCFAQLLTLRGLDEQRLVSRALNGPQAPNALHGLKSGEDVLASYMASFYPTGDLAMHLLSSPSLLTPPFPQVFSSDLGEQGCLQSRCLAPGAVPPIVSSVPVLSCLQSGPALGPWLAELHRAVGALNIRRLAPSFLSQGPELSEYEEALEQLRLLARCYRDDNRGAAHFSSEDSNDDSDD; via the exons ATGAGTAGCCTTTGTAAAGAACTCGTTACGCTCCAGTTGGGACACTATTCCAACTTTGTAGGCACACATTGGTGGAATCTGCAG GATGCCTCCCTGTCTGAGGAGCTGGGCGAGATCAACAGCGATGTCGCGTTCCGTGAGGGCCGGACGATTGATGGGCAGGTCACCTACACACCCAGGCTCATTGCCATGGACCTCAAAG GAAGTCTTCAGACTCTGCGACAAGAGGGCTGTCTGTACAGCACAAACAAAGAAAGCTCCCCCATTTCCTG GGAGGGGCCTGTCACCATGCACCAGGAGAGCCCGGTCTCAAAGAACCCCTTCCTCCTGGACCTCGACAAGCTGGAG ACTGGGGGGCTTTTGGCCCAGGTTGACTACAGTGACCAGGCCAATTCCTCAG GAGCTTTTGGCGCGGGTAGCGTGAACCGGCAGCTGGAGCGAGTGGCTAAGAGCTACGCGCTGGAGGGCAGTGTCCGGGTGTGGTCAGACTTCCTGCGGATACACCTCCATCCTCGCACGGTCTCCGTCATCCACCAGTATAACCACGGCGG GGAGACCCACCGCCTGGAGGCCTTCGGCCAGGGGGAGCCCCTGCTGCAGGGCCCGGTTCTGGAGGACTTGGAGGACCGGCTGCACTTCTTCATAGAGGAGTGTGACAACCTGCAG GGCTTCCAGGTGCTCTGCGACCTGACCAACGGCTTCTCCGGcctggggtcaaaggtcacggaGCTGCTCCAGGACTCGTACGGAGGAAAGGGCATCCTCACCTGGGGAATGGTCCCCGTCACCCATCCTGACACG ACCCCGATGAAGGACATCTACCACGTGATCAACACGGCGCTGGGCATGGTGCACATGGCCAACAACAGCTCCTTCTTCTGCCCCCTGACCCTGAGGGGGGGGCTTGGCAGGCGCCCGGGCCCCCCCGTGGCCTTCCCCCACCTCACCTACGAC CCCTCCCTGTGGTACCACTCCAGCTCGGTCCTGGCGCTGGCCCTGGACGCCCTGACCGCGCCCTGCCGCCTCCGCCAGAACGGCGTCCCGGTGGGCCAGATGGCGGACCTGCTGACCGGCTCTGGGAGAAAG GTGGTGGCTGCATACGGCGCTGTTCCCTTACCCATGATGCAAGGCGCCACGCTGCCCGACGCCCTGAGTAGCTGCGCCGATGCGTTGCCGTGGAGACCCTTATCGTCGTGCCCGGACGGCGGTGGCGGTCAGTGTTTTGCTCAGCTGCTGACACTGAGGGGCCTGGACGAACAACGCCTTGTCAG CCGTGCGCTCAATGGGCCACAAGCCCCCAACGCTTTACACGGGCTGAAAAGTGGGGAGGACGTACTGGCCTCCTACATGGCCTCCTTCTACCCTACCGGTGATCT GGCCATGCACCTGCTCTCCAGCCCCAGCCTGTTGACCCCGCCCTTCCCCCAGGTCTTCAGCTCAGACCTGGGGGAACAGGGCTGTCTGCAGAGCCGCTGCCTGGCCCCCGGCG CCGTGCCCCCCATCGTCTCCTCCGTGCCCGTCCTCTCCTGCCTCCAGTCCGGCCCGGCCCTGGGCCCCTGGCTGGCCGAGCTCCACCGCGCCGTGGGGGCCCTGAACATCCGCCGCCTGGCCCCCAGCTTCCTCTCCCAGGGGCCCGAGCTGTCCGAGTACGAGGAGGCTCTCGAGCAGCTGCGCCTGCTGGCCCGCTGTTACCGTGACGACAACCGGGGCGCCGCCCACTTCTCCTCCGAGGACAGCAACGACGACAGCGACGActga
- the srsf4 gene encoding serine/arginine-rich splicing factor 4 isoform X1, whose amino-acid sequence MSRVYIGRLSYRAREKDVEKFFKGYGKILEVDLKNGYGFVEFDDPRDADDAVYDLNGKDLCGERVIVEHTKGPRRDGSYGGGRSGGGGGDRGGGGGDRGGGGGGGGGGGGGGGGGGYGRGGRDRYGPPTRTDYRLIVENLSSRCSWQDLKDYMRQAGEVTYADTNRGRKNEGVIEFRLYADMKRALEKLDGTEVNGRKIRLIEDRPGARRRRSYSRSRSRSRSRSRRSRKSRSRSDSSSRSRSRSRAASHSRSRSRSKKNKDKKEEERTNGSHKKDARSRSRSRSPKNKERSRSRSVKNKERSRSRSVKKEARSRSRSLKNKEARSTSRSRSPRSKKAKKEVKKGRKDESRSRSRSRSRSDVKDRSRKSGSKGREEEGGAAPRRVSRSRSRSPVEPKQRARSKSKSKSRSPTPAKARSASRSLSPSKSRSPSRSRSRS is encoded by the exons ATGTCTAGAGTTTACATCGGAAGACTGAGCTACCGGGCCAGGGAAAAGGATGTCGAGAAGTTCTTCAAGGGATACGGAAAGATACTCGAAGTGGACTTGAAAAACGG TTATGGATTCGTTGAGTTTGACGACCCCCGCGATGCGGATGACGCGGTGTACGACCTGAACGGGAAGGACCTGTGTGGTGAGAGGGTTATTGTTGAGCACACCAAAGGACCTCGCCGGGATGGGAGCTATGGCGGCGGAAGAA gtggaggcggcggcggcgaccgaggaggcggcggtggcgaccgagggggtggtggtggtggtggtggtggtggaggaggaggcgggggtggaggaggctATGGCCGCGGTGGAAGAGACCGATACGGTCCACCGACCCGTACCGACTACCGCCTCATTGTGGAGAACCTCTCTAGCCGTTGCAGCTGGCAGGACCTCAAG GACTACATGAGGCAGGCCGGAGAGGTGACGTACGCCGACACCAACCGAGGCCGCAAGAACGAGGGCGTGATCGAGTTCCGCCTGTACGCCGACATGAAGAGGGCCCTGGAGAAGCTGGACGGCACCGAGGTCAACGGGCGTAAGATCAGGCTGATCGAAGACCGGCCCGGCGCCCGGCGCCGCCGCTCCTACTCCCGGAGCCGCTCCAG GTCTCGCTCCAGGAGCCGTCGGTCCCGCAAGAGCCGCAGCCGCAGcgacagcagcagccgcagccgctcCCGCTCCAG ggccGCGTCCCACTCCCGAAGCCGCTCCCGCAGCAAGAAGAACAAGgacaagaaggaggaggagcgcacCAACGGCTCGCACAAGAAGGACGCCCGCAGCCGCAGCCGGAGCCGCAGCCCCAAGAACAAGGAgcgcagccgcagccgcagcgtCAAGAACAAGGAGAGGAGCCGCAGCCGCAGCGTCAAGAAGGAGGCGCgtagccgcagccgcagcctgAAGAACAAGGAGGCGCGCAGCaccagccgcagccgcagccccCGCAGCAAGAAGGCCaagaaggaggtgaagaagggCCGCAAGGACGAGTCCCGCTCCAGgtcccgctcccgctcccgctccgACGTCAAGGACCGCAGCAGGAAGTCGGGCTCCAAGGGgcgcgaggaggaggggggggccgcGCCGCGGAGGGTCTCCCGTTCGCGCTCCCGGAGCCCCGTGGAGCCCAAGCAGAGGGCCCGCTCCAAGTCCAAGTCCAAGTCCCGCTCGCCCACCCCCGCCAAAGCCCGGTCCGCCTCGCGCTCCCTGTCCCCGTCCAAATCCCGCTCGCCGTCCCGCTCCCGTTCCCGGTCCTAG
- the LOC132451196 gene encoding apolipoprotein A-IV-like, producing MKLFVVVVLAVFAAGCNAEFTMEPQQQLDMAKDLFWDYVAKMTRTAEDSVEQIKQSQLGHEFNKLISESTDVVNKLTVTLQSQVAPMSQELLAKVSREAEQLKGRVESDLSLLSAHLQPYADELKEDLERQMSEVTEMTKGVMPYARAMDADALRSDVQQKSRELKERLDQSILRIQEQMGPLTDELRQKMDQSVLEFQRNMEPITQDFQRRLAQRTEEIQRSLTPYGDDLKKTMEVNSQKLQEQLDLLWQTVSEMTK from the exons ATGAAGCTCTTTGTGGTCGTGGTCCTCGCAGTCTTTGCTG CAGGTTGCAATGCCGAATTCACGAtggagccccagcagcagctggaCATGGCGAAGGATTTATTCTGGGACTATGTTGCCAAGATGACCCGCACCGCAGAAGACTCTGTGGAGCAGATCAAACAGTCTCAGCTGGGACATGAGTTCAA CAAACTCATCTCTGAGAGCACCGACGTCGTGAACAAGCTCACCGTGACCCTCCAGTCCCAGGTGGCGCCCATGAGCCAGGAGCTCCTCGCCAAGGTGTCCCGGGAGGCGGAGCAGCTGAAGGGGCGCGTGGAGAGCGACCTGAGCCTCCTGAGCGCCCACCTCCAGCCCTACGCCGACGAGCTGAAGGAAGACCTGGAGAGGCAGATGTCCGAGGTGACGGAGATGACCAAGGGGGTGATGCCGTACGCCCGGGCCATGGACGCCGACGCCCTGAGGTCCGACGTGCAGCAGAAGAGCCGGGAGCTGAAGGAGAGGCTGGACCAGAGCATCCTGCGCATCCAGGAGCAGATGGGGCCCCTGACCGACGAGCTGAGGCAGAAGATGGACCAGAGCGTGCTGGAGTTCCAGAGGAACATGGAGCCCATCACCCAGGACTTCCAGAGGCGGCTGGCCCAGAGGACGGAGGAGATCCAGAGGAGCCTGACGCCCTACGGGGATGACCTGAAGAAGACCATGGAGGTCAACTCCCAGAAACTCCAGGAGCAGCTGGACCTCCTGTGGCAGACCGTCAGCGAGATGACCAAGTGA